From Qipengyuania psychrotolerans:
GGATTGACGCGGGTTTTCGGCGTTGTGACGCCGCCGCGCTTCACCCTTGTCGGCGATGCGCGCGCGCATGCCGAGTGTGATGCGTTCAAGCACGGCATCCATGTTTTCCAGGATGTCCTTGGCAGCGATGCGCATTACCCGGATGCCGACGGTCTCCAGGCTCTTGTCGCGGCGCTTGGCCAGCGCGTCGTTCTGGCCTTCCTCGTCAATAGAGATCGCCATGCCGAGCGGGTGGCAATTGAAATCGACGATCGCGCTGCCGACCACCGCATGGCGGGTGAAGCTGTAGCGGCCCATGTCGGC
This genomic window contains:
- a CDS encoding endonuclease domain-containing protein is translated as MTDRKTLQLPDPSETADDAPSIKKKGRGWEISDKRLDALHEQAREMRRFSSDAHKALAERFAKADMGRYSFTRHAVVGSAIVDFNCHPLGMAISIDEEGQNDALAKRRDKSLETVGIRVMRIAAKDILENMDAVLERITLGMRARIADKGEARRRHNAENPRQSKPRYDRDGNGPSRRS